Proteins encoded together in one Lathyrus oleraceus cultivar Zhongwan6 chromosome 5, CAAS_Psat_ZW6_1.0, whole genome shotgun sequence window:
- the LOC127080342 gene encoding uncharacterized protein LOC127080342 yields MVGSMVIDTLTNGLMTMLWVCLNCPLTIYGKKNGMDLVCRPLNKIDVILGMIWLEFNHVHINYFDKSVLFPEFDASVELFVSAKQVDEFMKEGAEVFMILASMKAESKYAIRELPMVCDFPKVFPDDISDLSLEREVEFSIDLVIDTSPLWTDPYRTYASELSGF; encoded by the coding sequence ATGGTTGGGAGTATGGTTATTGATACCCTAACTAATGGTTTAATGACTATGTTGTGGGTATGTTTGAATTGTCCGCTGACTATTTATGGTAAAAAAAATGGGATGGACTTAGTTTGTAGACCGTTGAATAAAATTGATGTTATCCTTGGAATGATCTGGTTGGAGTTCAACCATGTTCATATCAATTATTTTGACAAGTCAGTGTTATTTCCAGAGTTTGATGCAAGTGTTGAGTtgtttgtgtctgctaagcaagtggATGAGTTCATGAAGGAGGGGGCTGAGGTGTTTATGATATTAGCTTCTATGAAGGCTGAAAGCAAATATGCGATTAGGGAGTTACCAATGGTGTGTGATTTTCCTAAAGTGTTTCCAGATGATATCAGTGATTTGTCATTAGAGCGCGAGGTTGAGTTCTCCATAGACTTAGTCATTGATACTAGTCCTCTGTGGACGGATCCTTATAGGACGTATGCTTCAGAGTTGAGTGGGTTTTGA